The Deltaproteobacteria bacterium genome window below encodes:
- a CDS encoding ribosome-associated translation inhibitor RaiA → MQEPLNICFGAVEPSLALETKIKEKVSKLERFCADIISCNVTLDKPHRHSHKGEIYSVHLVIHVPGREIAINRSPDECQEHEDVYVAIRDAFEKAERLLREYVQLRRGQVKSHAQP, encoded by the coding sequence ATGCAAGAACCCTTAAATATCTGCTTTGGCGCAGTTGAGCCTTCGCTCGCTCTAGAAACAAAGATTAAAGAAAAAGTTTCGAAACTAGAGCGTTTTTGCGCGGACATAATTAGCTGCAATGTAACTCTCGACAAACCGCATCGCCATAGCCATAAGGGGGAGATATATTCGGTACATTTAGTAATCCATGTTCCAGGACGAGAGATAGCAATTAATCGCTCTCCGGATGAGTGCCAGGAACATGAGGACGTATACGTCGCCATTCGCGACGCGTTTGAAAAAGCCGAGCGATTGCTTAGAGAATATGTACAGTTACGTCGTGGCCAGGTAAAATCACACGCGCAGCCATAA